The DNA segment TCCTCTTGCATCATTCATTTGACATTTGTGGATTTTAGTGACATTTAAGGACAACTTTAGGATGGATAACCATAGAAAAATTAGAACATACATTTATGTCCTCTTCTGGATGAATCAATCATTTTGGTTACACTGTAAATGCATattcaacaaacaacaacacactacACTATTATTACCTGTCATTATGCACCTTATGCATAAACATGGGACCTGATACTTTGGCTTGTGTCCATTTGATGTTTTACAGGAAGAAATGTTGCAAGGGCTTCAAGTTTGTGTTGGGCCAGTGCATTCCTGAAGGTAGGGAAAACgtcttgtcttgtgtgtttgtgataaaATGATCCATCAAGTCCCTTaaggtttgatttgtttttaacgTCACGGCGTGTTTAACCCATgacccttttttaaatttttaattgACAAAAAAATTGACGCAAGACCCTCTTGCATTTTCTTGTGTACACATAATTGTAATGAAATGCCTTGTTTATTCCTGCAGACTATGATGTGTGTGCTGGCGCCCCCTGCGAGCAGCAGTGCACCGACCATTTCGGTCGAGTGGTGTGCACCTGTTATCCCGGATACCGCTACGACCGTGAGCGCCACAGAAACCGAGAGAAGCCCTACTGTGTGGGTGAGGACCTTGCACAGAACCTCGCCGACGAGGACGCGCCTCACATTCTCACATTTGTAATGTGAAATGAAGGCGTGTGTTGCTCGCCCTGTCAGTTAGTGCACACCTGCACTCTTCTGTCTATTTAATAAACAATATTTAAGTACAACAATTTCGGACAAATTCAAAAATGAGCTCGGCAAAAACTTTTGAGCCACTCTTTTAAAATAAACCTCAGCAGAATTATTGATAATATGTCATTTGTCTTCCATTATCACTTACCATAATAACTATTTGCTAACTTTTTATAATTCGATATATGTtgttggatatatatatatatatatatatatatatatatatatatatatatatatatatatatatatatatatattggttttATTgacactgtttttctttcttttctctcatgGTCACTAATACTTATAGACATCGATGAATGTGCAAACAATAGCATGACTACGTGCTCTCAGATCTGCGTTAATTCCGCGGGGGGCTAcaggtgtgagtgtgagaaaGGCTTTTTCCTGGAAGAAGATGAGAAAACATGCACCAAGGGGGAGAGAGGTGAGAGAACTATTTTTACtcacacattttctctttatttaAGGGCGCATGTGACTGCGATGTGAAGCTGACCACACATTGTTATTTGGTGTTAGAAAAGCAgatgggggtggagggagggagggagggggggggggggggggcggttgctcGGGTACTGCAAACATAGACACCTGGTAACCATTACACATCCCAGCTCCCTGTGCATGTCAGAACATTTCTGTCTCCCAAACATACCGCTGGCCCCGCGACTCCTGGTCTTTTCAGATCTGCTGGAtgcataaaaagaaaacattacgAAAGGTTCGACCgataataaagtattttttgccCCAGATTCAGTTGCAAACGAAGCGTTCAGGGGCTGCAGATTTGCTACTTCCTCCCACGAGTTTATCTTCCATTACCTCCTATAACATGTCAGGGGAAGATGTAGAGTGAGGAACAAGGGTTCATTTAGTCATGTTCTTGCTTTATGTCATGCTGCTTCGTAACGTGGAAAACGCCGTTCAGACACTTTCACTCTGCCATAAAATATATGCACTTGTAGAGAAGGGGCCATTTTCCTAGAGGTCACAGACCCGCCAGGCGACACGGTTCTCTACATTTAAtgttgttatttcttttatcaGGATTGATGGACGTGAGTTGCAAACATTTTGATGTGGTTTCTGAATAAAGacttttttattgtaaaaagtGTTACTGAACAAGCACTTAGTTAGAATCTCActgttttgtattgtttgttttgaaaatatattaatttccTTATAATCGGATTGCTTTAATACTATTTGAAGTTATCGTTTTTAAGACAATGTGCTTAAATCATTATAAAGTATTTTTTAGTGCAcaaggtgattttttttttttattccaaattcCCAGCGGTGCATCTCTTTGAAAAGTCTGACAACGTGATGAATGTTGTAACTTGCTCTGCCACTTGTGAAGATTTCCACCAGATCAGGGAGTCTGTCTTGCAGCTACAACAGAAGGTAagagtcagaaaaaaaagaaaaggaaaatatttatcTTACAAATATGAAATTTATTCCATGCAGCCTCTGCACCACTTTTATCTAATCCATAGATCTGTTTTATTAATATATGGTTGAGGCCCCCGAGAGCATTAAACTCACTGTCTGTATTCGGCCGAACGTAAACATCTGCAGAACGGCTCCATGTCTTCAAGCCACCTGAAGGTCTCTCTCTTTTACTAGGAATCCATATCTAACAGTATTTCAGAAACAAAAGCAGGCCGACTTTTACAGCTTCCGTGAGATTTATTGTAGCACTTTATTTCCTAAAATGCCTTCACGCACTGTAGCCAGTAGATTTATCCCATAAGTGTGAATTGGTGGACAGTCTGTGTGAAACTCCAGGTCAGGTTACGTTTACCTGTCTGTAATTAGGTTTAATGTTAATATATTAGGCAAACAAATACCGTACACTATACTATATGAGAAAGTATGTTGTCATTTACTCTCATCATGGGAATGTCAGAGCATGAATATAGATCACACCACTGTTCAAACCCCAGCGCCCAAGGTCACAGCATAATGCTCTGATCAGCAGGTGAAccacaacctgtgtgtgtgtgtgtgtgcgtgtgtggacaTATGGTTATATGTCTGTCCGCATAAATTCTGATTTGTAGGCCCTCGCCGGACAGCGAGGTCTTTCTTGTGTGTCCCACTGGGTTTTGCCAAATCCACATGATGTTATACTGAGATCCAATATAACTTTTCCAGAGTATGTCGCTTAGCATACAGAGCAGAAACTCTACTGGTCTTACTGAATAATGCAGAGGGGTTGCCCAGACCTTCTTCTGTCTGGGTGCAGCTTGTTCCATGAGGAATATCAGCTTTCATCTTTGGCTTAATGTGTCTTTTTAACCTAATAATGTGTTCCTTCAAGTGTGTGATTCTCTGGTCTCGTATGACACTGCAGGACTTGGACTTGGACACTGCAGGACTATGAATCAGCGTGTTAGGAAATGACAACCAAAGGGATTATTGGCAGTCGACCTGTCATCTATTTCTACATTAAGTCTATATTTTCTGCATCCGTTTTCAAGATGGCCTTGCTGTCAAACAGCGCCGACGTCCCACAGCAGATGACCAGCAAGAAAGTCCTGACTCCTCCCATGTTTTTACCAGGTCCTCCAGGTCTCCCCGGTCCTCCAGGTAAACACGTAGAGCTAAAGAAATATATAACAGTTTAGAAGCAAGACCACGAGTCTACGGCAGAGACTCCACTTGCGGCTGTGCTTTGACTGCTAACATCGGCATGCTAACACGCTGACAGGGACAGAGTTTTTTAGGTTTGCCATCTTAGTTAATTGTGAGCTACTAATATTTGCTGATAAGAAATAAATCCAAACTGCAACTGACAATGACGGGAATGTCATCGTTGGAATTTCAGGTATTTGGTTATGAACTTAAGTACCAGCATTTATCTATTTTTCAAAAACCATTATCTCTCttgcctgtttgtttgttttaaatgtgttctcTTAAGTTCACTAATACCAGTCTGAATTGTTTTAGGAGATCCAGGACCAGAGGGCCCTCCAGGGCGTTCAGGGCTGTCGGGCCCCCCCGGGTTCCCGGGTCCCAGGGGCTTGATGGGACCCATTGGACCCACGCCTGACCTGTCTCATGTCAAACGCGGCTCCAGAGGACCGGTGGTCAGTTACTAAACTTTTCTCTCTCAATTATCATAaatagttgtgttgtgtctttgttaCAATAGAGTTGAAAAATCGCCCCGTATTCACTTTGTAATCCTGGAACAGTAGACAAGGAGAGCTGGGATTGATTTGTCCTTAAAAAGTATTCAACTGGCACACTTCAGAAAAAATGTCCCATCCCGCACGCTCTTAAAGAAACCCAAAATTCCACTAGGTGAAAAAGGATGAAACACTTAATGGCAGAAATAACAAAGAAGTCTGAATCCATTTACAGCTCTGGCTGTTTTCTTTGGCTCGCTGTGATTTTGTGCCTGCAAGTGTGAACCCTTGGTGCGAAAGTGTGGGATCTAATTCAAGAATGTGCATGAAGCGGCCATAGAGACATGTTTCTAGTTTTTACAGCTTGGGTATTTATACAATCACATTACTGATAAATCAGACCATCAACACTTGCAATTAGTTACATCACGAGCTGCACGCTGCAAACCCCAGAAGCCTTGATCACTGTTTTCATTGTAGAAATTGATCTATTGCTTGGTGTGCGTGTCtgacatttccatttgtttAAGTTCACGACTCTCTACGTTCAAGACCTGTTAATACACGTAATCAGTCCACATGCTAACATGAAGGAGAGTCGTACTTCTCTCCACAAAAGAACCGGGATTAGATTCCGAGCACAGCTACGGGGTTTGGCCACCGGGTCACATGTGTTGCGTGTCTGCACGTCGGCGTTTCAGTAGATGATGAATGCGGTGGGTCGTGTGACTCGCAGGCTCGGCGCTGATCTGAAGGTTGGCCCTACTCCCTCGTACAATGTCTTAAGACTTCTTCAATGGCGATTATCCCAGGAAAGAGATCAAAGCTCGATCTGCTATCCAGCTGATCTCACTCAGAAATGTCCTGCATGCAGGCAAAACAGTTAATCTCAGATAATCGCCGGAGTGCAATGAGCATGTCGGTTTTGAAATTTGAAAAGATTAAGAATGAACTCGTTTTCTGTGGAAGTATTGATGTGAGCATTAACACGTGGGGTGGCAACAC comes from the Gasterosteus aculeatus chromosome 14, fGasAcu3.hap1.1, whole genome shotgun sequence genome and includes:
- the ccbe1 gene encoding collagen and calcium-binding EGF domain-containing protein 1 isoform X2, with the protein product MTLKHRRTPLLLAVTCMYFSGGSLWSYQQQDDSHGEECSENNISTTKYPCMKTSGEVTACYRKKCCKGFKFVLGQCIPEDYDVCAGAPCEQQCTDHFGRVVCTCYPGYRYDRERHRNREKPYCVDIDECANNSMTTCSQICVNSAGGYRCECEKGFFLEEDEKTCTKGERDFHQIRESVLQLQQKMALLSNSADVPQQMTSKKVLTPPMFLPGPPGLPGPPGDPGPEGPPGRSGLSGPPGFPGPRGLMGPIGPTPDLSHVKRGSRGPVGPPGAPGKDGRKGDRGAAGAVGPPGPPGSFDFLLLLMADIRNDIADLQSKVYGRAMHSPGDFPVAPDSWRDNQDTLDSGSGEERKDAPPQTGGGSKRNRKRKPARERTDFDWNI
- the ccbe1 gene encoding collagen and calcium-binding EGF domain-containing protein 1 isoform X1, whose amino-acid sequence is MTLKHRRTPLLLAVTCMYFSGGSLWSYQQQDDSHGEECSENNISTTKYPCMKTSGEVTACYRKKCCKGFKFVLGQCIPEDYDVCAGAPCEQQCTDHFGRVVCTCYPGYRYDRERHRNREKPYCVDIDECANNSMTTCSQICVNSAGGYRCECEKGFFLEEDEKTCTKGERAVHLFEKSDNVMNVVTCSATCEDFHQIRESVLQLQQKMALLSNSADVPQQMTSKKVLTPPMFLPGPPGLPGPPGDPGPEGPPGRSGLSGPPGFPGPRGLMGPIGPTPDLSHVKRGSRGPVGPPGAPGKDGRKGDRGAAGAVGPPGPPGSFDFLLLLMADIRNDIADLQSKVYGRAMHSPGDFPVAPDSWRDNQDTLDSGSGEERKDAPPQTGGGSKRNRKRKPARERTDFDWNI